The following proteins are co-located in the Trichocoleus sp. FACHB-46 genome:
- a CDS encoding acetyltransferase — MQRQDDVSPISTTDFSRVVEVWEASVRATHDFLSEADIQFFKPLVLNGLSQIAQLDCVRDHQGEVIGFMGVVENKIEMLFVDPSWRGQGIGRQLVQHAIEILGVTKVDVNEQNEQAVGFYLRMGFEIDGRSQFDSMGKPFPLLHLQLKT; from the coding sequence ATGCAACGACAAGATGACGTTTCCCCAATCTCAACCACAGACTTTTCACGCGTTGTTGAAGTGTGGGAAGCCTCTGTCCGAGCCACCCACGATTTTCTTTCAGAGGCAGACATTCAATTCTTCAAACCCTTGGTGCTCAACGGACTTTCTCAGATAGCCCAGTTGGACTGCGTGCGAGATCATCAAGGTGAAGTGATTGGCTTCATGGGTGTGGTTGAGAACAAAATTGAAATGTTATTCGTTGATCCATCGTGGCGGGGACAGGGAATCGGACGGCAACTGGTCCAACATGCTATCGAGATTCTGGGTGTGACAAAAGTGGATGTGAACGAGCAGAATGAGCAAGCAGTAGGATTCTATCTGCGGATGGGGTTTGAAATCGACGGGCGATCGCAGTTCGATAGTATGGGCAAGCCGTTTCCTCTCTTGCATCTGCAGTTAAAGACTTGA
- a CDS encoding lanthionine synthetase LanC family protein, whose protein sequence is MVTALALLPQGVNESFDRLLAQGGELTWQAGPLKKGSNLCHGTGGNGYAFLKLFVRTGNQMWLDRARIFAMHAIAQYELAQQLYRQLRYPLWTGDLGLAVYLWDCLQAQAKFPTIDCF, encoded by the coding sequence ATGGTAACGGCTTTGGCTCTACTTCCCCAAGGGGTCAATGAGTCATTCGATCGCCTTTTGGCGCAGGGGGGAGAACTGACCTGGCAAGCGGGTCCATTGAAGAAGGGGTCCAATCTCTGTCACGGCACCGGGGGCAATGGCTATGCGTTTCTCAAGCTATTTGTCCGCACAGGCAATCAGATGTGGCTGGACCGTGCCAGAATCTTTGCCATGCACGCGATCGCCCAGTACGAACTGGCCCAGCAACTCTATCGGCAGTTGCGCTATCCGTTGTGGACCGGAGACCTCGGTCTTGCCGTTTATCTGTGGGACTGCCTGCAAGCCCAAGCCAAGTTCCCCACGATTGACTGCTTCTAG
- a CDS encoding pentapeptide repeat-containing protein, translated as MGTDRLGSLLSTTGMIFLLALLAVGLGAFNLPFAEDQLDQRVAAITELLKVTAIVFGGIAVLINAYYAAKQVEAMDKTAIATEKNIEIGLKNAALAEERLITERFGKAIEQLGDKSLQIRLGGIYALERVAQDSDKDYWPVMEVLTAFIREDTRTRTVQLKGGKPERFLVQTDVQAALTVLSRRTRSYKNGEAHRLDLSGVDLRGANLREANLAGANLSRADLSGAMLVGADLQGANLEGAVLNQTNLQEVNLHQTNLYKARLIEADLKNAKLWQTNLQDATLEKANLEGAIFEGIEAEGTNFKDSNFAEASGLSPKHIRPAITEKDELCRGK; from the coding sequence ATGGGTACAGACCGTTTAGGGAGCCTCCTCAGCACAACAGGGATGATTTTTCTACTGGCACTGTTGGCAGTGGGACTTGGGGCTTTCAACCTACCCTTTGCTGAAGACCAGCTCGATCAACGTGTGGCTGCCATTACGGAATTGCTGAAGGTCACTGCAATCGTTTTTGGTGGGATTGCAGTTCTAATCAATGCTTACTATGCCGCCAAGCAGGTTGAAGCAATGGATAAAACTGCGATTGCGACTGAGAAAAATATTGAGATTGGTCTGAAGAATGCAGCGTTGGCTGAGGAGCGATTGATTACAGAGCGTTTTGGCAAAGCCATTGAACAGCTTGGAGATAAGAGCCTGCAAATTCGCTTAGGTGGGATTTATGCCCTGGAACGAGTGGCTCAAGACTCTGATAAAGATTACTGGCCTGTGATGGAAGTCCTCACTGCTTTCATTCGCGAAGACACTCGAACTCGCACCGTTCAGCTCAAGGGAGGGAAACCAGAGCGTTTTCTGGTTCAAACAGATGTTCAAGCAGCCTTAACGGTTCTCAGTCGGCGGACTCGATCCTATAAAAATGGTGAAGCACACCGCTTGGACTTAAGTGGGGTAGACCTGCGGGGAGCCAACCTGAGAGAGGCCAACCTTGCCGGAGCCAACCTCAGTAGGGCTGATCTTTCAGGCGCTATGTTAGTCGGCGCTGATCTCCAAGGAGCCAACCTGGAAGGAGCAGTCCTCAACCAAACCAATCTCCAAGAGGTGAATCTGCATCAAACTAACCTTTACAAGGCTAGACTCATAGAAGCTGACCTTAAAAATGCCAAGCTTTGGCAAACTAACCTTCAAGATGCAACCCTTGAAAAGGCCAACCTTGAAGGGGCTATCTTTGAAGGCATTGAAGCTGAAGGTACGAACTTTAAGGATTCTAACTTTGCCGAGGCAAGTGGGTTGAGCCCTAAACACATCAGACCAGCAATTACAGAGAAAGACGAACTTTGTAGAGGCAAGTGA
- a CDS encoding S41 family peptidase: MTRFLRATKLAAIALVGVAALLLFWFIAPGLSQSLFEEKVFDEVWQTVHENFYDENFNGIDWVAMREQYRPQAKQTQTRQQLAVVVNRMLAELQTSHTHFYTPEETAYYQLLGIFQPQFKNLPAAAKALFPKGKYEYTGIGIFTKTRNRKTFVSAILEGSPAAIAGLKVGDELLSVDDEPYQPIESFMGKAGQSVTLLIQRSVDPKSRQTIRVIPQIFDTTTLFREAQQASTQVIKQQNKRIGYIHIWSNAADFHQQQMIEELMFGKLAEVDGLVLDIRDGWGGGSIDYLNFFTGASPSVTNIQRDGRSWIAHYRWRKPVVLLINEGSRSSKEIIAFGFQQSHLGDLVGTTTAGAVVAGRGFVMQDGSLLYVAVSDVLVDGKQRLEGKGVSPTIPVPFPLEYAAGFDPQKQQAIAALMRAIEQQSPAR; this comes from the coding sequence ATGACTCGTTTTTTGAGAGCCACAAAATTGGCTGCGATCGCCTTAGTGGGAGTGGCAGCGCTACTTCTGTTTTGGTTCATCGCGCCTGGTTTATCTCAGTCCTTGTTCGAGGAAAAAGTATTTGATGAGGTTTGGCAAACCGTCCATGAGAATTTTTATGATGAAAATTTTAATGGCATTGATTGGGTCGCCATGCGGGAGCAGTATAGACCTCAAGCTAAACAGACGCAAACCCGTCAGCAACTAGCAGTGGTTGTAAACCGAATGTTAGCTGAACTGCAAACCTCCCATACCCATTTTTATACGCCTGAGGAAACGGCTTATTATCAACTTTTAGGCATTTTTCAACCTCAATTCAAGAACCTGCCCGCCGCAGCAAAAGCTCTCTTTCCCAAGGGCAAGTATGAATACACAGGGATTGGTATCTTCACTAAAACTAGGAATCGCAAAACCTTTGTCAGTGCCATTCTAGAGGGTAGCCCCGCCGCGATCGCAGGGTTAAAGGTAGGAGACGAATTACTGAGCGTAGACGACGAGCCTTATCAACCGATTGAATCTTTTATGGGTAAAGCAGGCCAAAGTGTCACCCTATTGATTCAGCGTTCTGTTGATCCCAAGAGCCGACAAACCATCAGGGTTATTCCTCAGATATTTGACACAACCACTTTATTTCGAGAGGCGCAACAGGCCAGCACTCAAGTCATTAAACAACAGAACAAACGCATCGGCTATATTCACATCTGGTCGAATGCGGCTGACTTTCATCAACAACAGATGATCGAAGAGCTGATGTTTGGCAAACTCGCGGAGGTGGATGGCTTAGTGTTAGACATCCGTGACGGCTGGGGCGGTGGTTCGATTGACTATCTCAATTTCTTTACGGGTGCAAGTCCGAGCGTTACAAATATCCAACGAGATGGCCGTTCCTGGATTGCCCATTATCGCTGGCGCAAACCGGTGGTTCTTCTGATCAATGAGGGCAGCAGAAGCAGTAAGGAAATTATTGCGTTTGGCTTTCAACAATCCCACCTTGGTGATTTAGTGGGCACCACCACTGCAGGCGCAGTGGTCGCAGGGCGGGGATTTGTGATGCAGGATGGTAGCCTGCTGTATGTGGCGGTCTCTGATGTGTTGGTAGATGGCAAGCAGAGATTAGAAGGAAAAGGAGTGAGCCCAACCATTCCTGTGCCTTTTCCGTTGGAGTATGCAGCAGGCTTTGATCCGCAGAAGCAGCAGGCGATCGCGGCTTTGATGAGAGCGATCGAACAACAAAGTCCCGCTCGCTAA
- a CDS encoding ATP-grasp domain-containing protein encodes MLTTWIVQTNVEPESTSPILLRQACAVEQRPFCEISVIPGCAALPTMPAIDGPVVFHGRTTLILRASEHPKWQRGIFFDPVDFQHRAYAAAYGDQLLNADARITSWEDFLREPRDPAELVFLKPNDDLKRFTGGVLSVAECFTLYQQLRRATRPINPASEVVIGQPREIDGEWRLFIVEGEVVSGSMYRPSGDAYLPHDLVLFAEHIASQWMPAPVFVLDVARVEQTWKVVECNCFNGCRFYLADVARIVRAVSQYQERETH; translated from the coding sequence ATGCTGACTACATGGATTGTTCAAACGAATGTCGAGCCTGAATCCACTTCCCCGATTTTGCTGCGGCAGGCCTGCGCTGTGGAACAGCGCCCCTTCTGCGAGATTTCCGTCATTCCAGGCTGTGCAGCGCTGCCCACAATGCCAGCAATCGATGGCCCTGTGGTTTTTCATGGTCGCACAACGCTGATTCTGCGGGCTTCTGAGCACCCGAAATGGCAGCGTGGCATTTTCTTTGATCCTGTTGACTTCCAGCACCGGGCTTATGCAGCTGCCTATGGAGACCAGTTGCTCAATGCTGATGCGAGAATCACATCTTGGGAAGACTTTCTCAGGGAGCCGCGCGATCCTGCGGAGCTTGTTTTTCTCAAGCCAAATGACGACTTGAAGCGCTTTACGGGAGGCGTTCTGTCTGTTGCTGAGTGCTTCACGCTCTACCAACAGTTACGCCGCGCAACCAGACCGATCAATCCCGCATCGGAAGTTGTGATCGGCCAGCCTCGTGAAATCGATGGAGAGTGGCGCTTATTCATCGTGGAGGGTGAGGTGGTCAGTGGCAGCATGTATCGACCCAGTGGCGATGCCTACCTTCCTCACGATCTCGTTCTCTTTGCGGAGCACATCGCCTCCCAGTGGATGCCTGCACCTGTGTTTGTGCTGGATGTGGCGCGGGTCGAACAAACGTGGAAGGTTGTAGAATGCAACTGCTTTAACGGCTGCCGCTTCTACCTGGCAGATGTGGCTCGAATCGTCAGAGCGGTTTCACAATACCAAGAACGAGAAACGCACTAG